A window from Actinomycetospora corticicola encodes these proteins:
- a CDS encoding putative PEP-binding protein, which produces MTSTETATLPGTPASAGAAVGPVVRVPEPLGEPPVGPVVAEDRREVEAARIAPAGAAVSGRMMDTAGTPGLAKEVSDVLYATAMMAEDPSLVEAAEGLVRDHGTPAPRAVYEAAARFVAALQAAGGYMAERAGDVADVRDRVVAELLGVPAPGVPVLDGPSVLVATDLAPADTATLDPATALALVTVEGGPTSHTAILARSLGIPAVVGCRGAAGLVEGTLVRVDGTVGEVVEVPADTAVGADLAAAGPSSVTGPVTTTDGHRIAVVANIADAKDAARAAGVGAEGVGLLRTELTFLSASSEPTPEEQRAGYAATMAPLAGKPITLRTLDAGADKPVPFLAMTPEVNPALGVRGQRLFDDGAERADVLDRQLVAAVGGAADAGVTLKVMAPMISTADEAARFVARARKAGVEQVGVMIEVPAAVLNAPELLAEVDFVSVGTNDLTQYVFAADRQSGPLAGFNDPWQPAVLRLLDQLCRAAEVTGTPVGVCGEAAADPALAVVLVGLGVTSLSAAASALPAVAARVSSVDLATAQQAARVAVASRDVASARAAVRDVLG; this is translated from the coding sequence ATGACGAGCACCGAGACGGCGACGCTGCCGGGGACGCCGGCGAGCGCGGGAGCGGCGGTCGGCCCCGTCGTGCGCGTGCCGGAACCTCTGGGGGAGCCCCCGGTCGGCCCCGTCGTCGCGGAGGACCGCCGGGAGGTCGAGGCGGCCCGCATCGCTCCCGCCGGGGCCGCGGTGTCGGGTCGCATGATGGACACCGCCGGCACGCCGGGGCTCGCGAAGGAGGTCTCCGACGTCCTCTACGCGACCGCGATGATGGCCGAGGACCCGTCGCTGGTCGAGGCGGCCGAGGGTCTGGTGCGCGACCACGGCACGCCCGCCCCGCGCGCGGTGTACGAGGCGGCCGCCCGGTTCGTCGCCGCCCTGCAGGCCGCCGGCGGCTACATGGCCGAGCGGGCGGGCGACGTCGCGGACGTCCGCGACCGGGTCGTCGCCGAGCTGCTCGGCGTCCCCGCGCCCGGGGTGCCGGTCCTCGACGGGCCGTCGGTGCTGGTCGCGACCGACCTCGCCCCCGCCGACACCGCCACGCTCGACCCCGCCACCGCGCTCGCCCTGGTCACCGTCGAGGGCGGCCCGACCAGCCACACCGCGATCCTCGCCCGGTCGCTCGGCATCCCCGCCGTCGTCGGCTGCCGTGGGGCGGCCGGCCTGGTCGAGGGCACGCTCGTGCGGGTCGACGGGACGGTCGGGGAGGTCGTCGAGGTGCCGGCCGACACGGCGGTGGGCGCGGACCTGGCCGCGGCCGGACCGTCCTCGGTCACGGGCCCGGTGACGACCACCGACGGCCACCGGATCGCGGTCGTCGCCAACATCGCCGACGCGAAGGACGCCGCCCGGGCGGCCGGGGTCGGTGCCGAGGGGGTCGGGCTGCTCCGGACCGAGCTGACCTTCCTCTCCGCGTCGAGCGAGCCCACGCCCGAGGAGCAGCGGGCCGGGTACGCGGCGACGATGGCGCCGCTGGCCGGGAAGCCGATCACGCTGCGGACCCTCGACGCCGGCGCCGACAAGCCCGTGCCGTTCCTCGCCATGACGCCGGAGGTCAACCCGGCGCTCGGCGTGCGCGGTCAGCGGCTGTTCGACGACGGGGCGGAGCGGGCCGACGTGCTCGACCGCCAGCTCGTCGCGGCCGTCGGCGGTGCCGCCGACGCCGGGGTGACCCTCAAGGTGATGGCCCCGATGATCTCGACCGCGGACGAGGCCGCCCGCTTCGTCGCCCGTGCGCGGAAGGCGGGGGTGGAGCAGGTCGGCGTGATGATCGAGGTGCCGGCGGCCGTGCTCAACGCCCCCGAGCTGCTCGCCGAGGTCGACTTCGTGTCGGTCGGCACCAACGACCTGACGCAGTACGTCTTCGCCGCCGACCGGCAGTCCGGCCCGCTCGCCGGCTTCAACGACCCGTGGCAGCCCGCCGTCCTGCGTCTTCTCGACCAGCTCTGCCGGGCCGCCGAGGTCACCGGGACCCCCGTCGGCGTGTGCGGCGAGGCGGCGGCCGACCCGGCCCTCGCCGTCGTCCTGGTCGGGCTCGGCGTGACGTCGCTGTCGGCGGCGGCCTCGGCCCTGCCCGCCGTGGCGGCGCGCGTGTCGTCGGTGGACCTCGCCACCGCACAGCAGGCGGCGCGGGTGGCCGTGGCGTCCCGCGACGTGGCCTCGGCCCGGGCGGCGGTGCGTGACGTCCTCGGCTGA
- a CDS encoding DeoR/GlpR family DNA-binding transcription regulator — MYAAERHQLLVRRARELGRLEVTQVAAELGVTTETIRRDLTALERQGLLHRVHGGAIATDRLEIEPAVGVRETTHSEEKDRIAKAAVAELGSASTILLDAGTTTARVAALLPDDVELTVVTNALPIATALAGRHRITVHLIGGRVRGATLSAVDRWALKTLESVNCDVAVLGTNGFSIDRGLTTPDVAESAVKGAIVKAAARSIVVADSSKYGADSFSRFATLADVDTLVTDPDLLETHPEAADAIRAAGPDLVIA; from the coding sequence ATGTACGCCGCAGAGCGCCACCAGCTCCTGGTCCGCCGGGCGCGGGAGCTGGGCCGGCTCGAGGTCACCCAGGTCGCCGCCGAGCTCGGCGTCACCACCGAGACCATCCGGCGCGACCTCACCGCGCTCGAGCGCCAGGGCCTGCTGCACCGCGTGCACGGCGGCGCCATCGCCACCGACCGGCTGGAGATCGAGCCCGCCGTCGGGGTCCGGGAGACCACGCACTCCGAGGAGAAGGACCGCATCGCCAAGGCCGCGGTCGCCGAACTCGGCTCCGCGAGCACGATCCTGCTCGACGCCGGCACCACCACCGCCCGCGTCGCGGCCCTGCTGCCCGACGACGTCGAGCTCACGGTCGTCACCAACGCCCTGCCGATCGCGACCGCCCTCGCCGGCCGCCACCGCATCACCGTGCACCTCATCGGCGGCCGGGTCCGCGGCGCCACCCTCTCCGCGGTCGACCGCTGGGCGCTCAAGACGCTCGAGAGCGTCAACTGCGACGTCGCGGTCCTCGGCACCAACGGCTTCTCGATCGACCGCGGGCTCACGACGCCGGACGTGGCCGAGTCCGCGGTCAAGGGCGCGATCGTCAAGGCCGCGGCGCGCAGCATCGTCGTCGCCGACTCGTCGAAGTACGGCGCCGACTCCTTCTCCCGCTTCGCGACCCTCGCCGACGTCGACACGCTCGTCACCGACCCCGACCTGCTCGAGACCCACCCCGAGGCGGCGGACGCGATCCGCGCGGCCGGACCGGACCTGGTGATCGCCTGA
- a CDS encoding 2-phosphosulfolactate phosphatase, producing the protein MVASGADVAVVGGLRVAVEDLWGAGAVLSTLVGGRASPEASVAAAAFAAIRPRLGEEMRACSSGRELSGLGFADDVAVASELDTSSVVPSLVDGVFRPA; encoded by the coding sequence GTGGTGGCGTCCGGGGCCGACGTCGCGGTGGTCGGCGGGCTGCGTGTCGCCGTCGAGGACCTGTGGGGAGCGGGCGCGGTGCTGTCGACGCTGGTCGGAGGCCGTGCCTCCCCGGAGGCTTCCGTGGCCGCGGCGGCGTTCGCGGCGATCCGGCCGCGGCTCGGGGAGGAGATGCGCGCCTGTTCGAGTGGGCGGGAGCTGAGCGGGCTCGGGTTCGCCGACGATGTCGCCGTGGCCTCCGAGCTGGACACGAGCAGCGTGGTGCCGAGCCTCGTCGACGGGGTGTTCCGGCCGGCCTGA
- the pfkB gene encoding 1-phosphofructokinase, with amino-acid sequence MIVTVTPNPSIDRTVEIPVLTPGAVLRATAHRVDPGGKGVNVSRVLARFGRPTLAVMPGGEGELSALLRRAGVQPVCTPAQGATRVNTALVEADGTTTKVNEPGVALTADQVDALVDTVRAHAAPASWVVTAGSVPSGATDDLHGRITRAARSAGAKVAVDTSGVALAHAVAQTPDLIKPNVAELAELVGHPLPALADVLAAARELVAGGIGTVLVSMGASGAIAVDALDAWHVASPVVAVRSTVGAGDSTLAGYLIALESGAKSPDALHHAVACGAAAVGLPGTAVPGPADIDPIVVRPASAPDSTLDLTGEAA; translated from the coding sequence ATGATCGTGACCGTCACGCCCAACCCGTCGATCGACCGCACGGTCGAGATCCCCGTCCTGACGCCGGGTGCGGTGCTCCGCGCGACCGCCCACCGCGTCGACCCGGGCGGCAAGGGCGTCAACGTCTCCCGCGTCCTCGCCCGCTTCGGTCGCCCGACGCTCGCCGTCATGCCCGGCGGCGAGGGCGAGCTCTCGGCCCTGCTCCGCCGCGCCGGCGTGCAGCCGGTCTGCACCCCGGCCCAGGGTGCGACGCGGGTCAACACCGCGCTCGTCGAGGCCGACGGGACCACCACCAAGGTCAACGAGCCCGGCGTCGCGCTCACCGCCGACCAGGTCGACGCGCTCGTCGACACCGTGCGCGCCCACGCGGCCCCCGCGAGCTGGGTGGTGACGGCGGGCTCGGTGCCCTCCGGGGCCACCGACGACCTGCACGGCCGGATCACCCGGGCCGCGCGGTCGGCCGGCGCGAAGGTCGCCGTCGACACCTCCGGGGTCGCCCTCGCCCACGCCGTCGCGCAGACCCCGGACCTGATCAAGCCCAACGTCGCCGAGCTCGCCGAGCTGGTCGGGCACCCGCTGCCCGCCCTCGCCGACGTGCTGGCGGCCGCCCGCGAGCTCGTCGCCGGCGGCATCGGCACGGTGCTGGTGAGCATGGGCGCGAGCGGCGCGATCGCCGTCGACGCCCTCGACGCCTGGCACGTCGCGAGCCCCGTCGTGGCCGTGCGCAGCACCGTCGGCGCCGGCGACTCGACCCTCGCCGGTTACCTGATCGCCCTGGAGTCCGGCGCGAAGAGCCCGGACGCCCTCCATCACGCGGTGGCCTGCGGGGCCGCTGCGGTCGGTCTCCCCGGCACCGCGGTGCCCGGACCCGCCGACATCGACCCGATCGTCGTCCGCCCGGCGTCAGCCCCGGACTCCACCCTCGACCTCACCGGAGAGGCAGCATGA
- a CDS encoding fructose-specific PTS transporter subunit EIIC translates to MKIVAVTACPTGIAHTYMAAEALEAAAEEAGHEIVVETQGSAGSTPLTAEQLAEADAAIFAADVEVRDKERFAHLPQVSVGVKKAISGGDLLIAQAEEAAKNHVPAPAGAPAAAAPAGAKAPTGPGAASKVRAWLMTGVSHVIPFVAAGGLLIALGFALGGYQINLPDDDPLYKTILDGGFSAGSITAWGALAFGIGSAAFNFLVPVLAGYIAYAMADRPALVPGFVGGAIAVTTGAGFLGGLVAGFVAGGLVMWIKTWRVPRALAGIMPVLVIPLLSTAVVGLLMYVIVGRPIALITEGLTNWLNGLSGTNAVLLGILLGLMMCFDMGGPVNKAAYTFAVAGLSTGSEGALTIMAAVMAAGMVPPLAMALATVVRKSLFTDVERENGRAAWLLGASFISEGAIPFAAADPFRVIPSIMAGGAVTGALSMTLGATLRAPHGGIFVVPLMGNPLGFLVAVVVGTLVATALVVALKTFARRRPVQAEAATPETVTERETVSA, encoded by the coding sequence GTGAAGATCGTCGCCGTGACCGCGTGCCCCACGGGCATCGCCCACACCTACATGGCCGCCGAGGCCCTCGAGGCCGCGGCCGAGGAGGCCGGGCACGAGATCGTCGTCGAGACCCAGGGCTCGGCCGGCTCCACCCCGCTGACCGCCGAGCAGCTCGCCGAGGCCGACGCCGCGATCTTCGCGGCCGACGTCGAGGTCCGCGACAAGGAGCGCTTCGCGCACCTGCCGCAGGTCTCGGTCGGCGTCAAGAAGGCCATCTCCGGCGGTGACCTCCTCATCGCGCAGGCCGAGGAGGCCGCGAAGAACCACGTTCCGGCGCCCGCCGGGGCCCCGGCCGCCGCCGCACCCGCCGGGGCGAAGGCCCCGACCGGTCCCGGTGCCGCGTCCAAGGTCCGCGCCTGGCTGATGACCGGCGTCAGCCACGTCATCCCGTTCGTCGCGGCCGGCGGCCTGCTGATCGCCCTGGGCTTCGCCCTCGGCGGCTACCAGATCAACCTCCCCGACGACGACCCGCTCTACAAGACCATCCTCGACGGCGGGTTCTCGGCCGGCTCGATCACCGCCTGGGGCGCGCTCGCCTTCGGCATCGGCTCGGCGGCGTTCAACTTCCTCGTCCCGGTCCTCGCCGGCTACATCGCCTACGCGATGGCCGACCGTCCCGCCCTCGTCCCCGGCTTCGTCGGCGGTGCGATCGCCGTGACGACGGGCGCGGGCTTCCTCGGCGGCCTCGTCGCCGGCTTCGTGGCCGGTGGCCTGGTCATGTGGATCAAGACGTGGCGCGTCCCGCGGGCCCTCGCCGGGATCATGCCGGTGCTGGTCATCCCGCTGCTGTCGACCGCCGTGGTCGGCCTGCTGATGTACGTGATCGTCGGTCGCCCGATCGCCCTCATCACCGAGGGCCTGACCAACTGGCTGAACGGCCTCTCCGGCACCAACGCCGTCCTGCTCGGCATCCTGCTCGGCCTGATGATGTGCTTCGACATGGGCGGGCCGGTCAACAAGGCCGCCTACACCTTCGCCGTCGCCGGGCTGTCCACCGGCTCCGAGGGCGCGCTGACCATCATGGCCGCGGTCATGGCCGCCGGCATGGTCCCGCCGCTCGCGATGGCGCTGGCCACCGTCGTCCGCAAGTCGCTGTTCACCGACGTCGAGCGGGAGAACGGCCGGGCCGCCTGGCTCCTGGGCGCCTCGTTCATCTCCGAGGGCGCGATCCCGTTCGCCGCGGCCGACCCGTTCCGGGTCATCCCCTCGATCATGGCCGGCGGCGCGGTGACCGGCGCCCTGTCCATGACGCTCGGCGCCACCCTGCGCGCCCCGCACGGCGGCATCTTCGTGGTGCCGCTGATGGGGAACCCGCTCGGCTTCCTCGTGGCGGTCGTGGTCGGCACCCTGGTCGCCACCGCCCTGGTCGTCGCCCTGAAGACCTTCGCCCGCCGCCGCCCGGTGCAGGCCGAGGCCGCCACCCCCGAGACCGTCACCGAGCGCGAGACGGTGTCGGCATGA
- a CDS encoding GuaB3 family IMP dehydrogenase-related protein produces MREQVEIGRGRSAHRSYTFDDLDIVPSRRTRSSSAVSTAWQLDAYRFELPLLTHPTDAVVSPTTAVRVGELGGLGVLNAEGLWARHAEADKALAEIVGRAADDPAAALVELQRLHAAPIQPDLLTEALNQVRGAGVTLAARVSPQHARELTPTLLAAGVEVLVVQGTIISAEHVASDSEDGESPLDLEDFIDSLDIPVVAGGVGDYRTAMHLMRTGAAGVIVGYGQSCSTSTDAVLGIGVPMATALVDAAAARRDYLDETGGRYVHVIADGGMATSGDMAKAIACGADAVMLGEQLAAADEAPGGGWYWTSAAAHPNLPRSGVVGVAQRGCDLAGVLRGPAPQSDGRVNLFGALRRAMAKTGYSDLKEFQRVGLSVRR; encoded by the coding sequence ATGCGCGAGCAGGTCGAGATCGGCCGGGGCCGCAGCGCCCACCGCAGCTACACCTTCGACGACCTCGACATCGTGCCGTCCCGGCGGACGCGGTCGTCGTCGGCGGTGTCGACCGCGTGGCAGCTCGACGCCTACCGCTTCGAGCTCCCGCTGCTCACCCACCCGACCGACGCCGTGGTCTCGCCGACCACCGCGGTGCGGGTGGGCGAGCTGGGCGGTCTCGGGGTGCTCAACGCCGAGGGGCTCTGGGCCCGGCACGCGGAGGCGGACAAGGCGCTCGCCGAGATCGTGGGCCGCGCCGCCGACGACCCGGCTGCAGCCCTCGTGGAGCTGCAGCGTCTGCACGCCGCCCCGATCCAGCCCGACCTGCTCACCGAGGCGCTGAACCAGGTGCGCGGCGCGGGCGTGACGCTCGCGGCCCGCGTGAGCCCCCAGCACGCCCGGGAGCTGACCCCGACGCTGCTGGCGGCGGGCGTGGAGGTGCTCGTCGTGCAGGGGACGATCATCTCCGCCGAGCACGTCGCCTCGGACTCCGAGGACGGCGAGTCGCCGCTCGATCTCGAGGACTTCATCGACTCGCTCGACATCCCCGTCGTCGCCGGCGGCGTGGGGGACTACCGCACCGCGATGCACCTGATGCGGACCGGCGCCGCCGGCGTGATCGTGGGCTACGGGCAGTCGTGCTCGACGTCCACCGACGCGGTGCTCGGCATCGGCGTGCCGATGGCGACGGCGCTGGTCGACGCGGCCGCCGCCCGCCGGGACTACCTCGACGAGACGGGCGGGCGCTACGTCCACGTCATCGCCGACGGCGGGATGGCGACGTCGGGCGACATGGCCAAGGCCATCGCGTGCGGGGCGGACGCCGTGATGCTCGGGGAGCAGCTCGCCGCCGCGGACGAGGCCCCGGGCGGTGGCTGGTACTGGACCTCCGCGGCCGCGCACCCCAACCTGCCCCGCTCCGGCGTCGTGGGCGTCGCGCAGCGCGGGTGCGACCTCGCGGGCGTCCTGCGCGGCCCGGCCCCGCAGTCCGACGGCAGGGTCAACCTGTTCGGCGCGCTGCGGCGGGCCATGGCCAAGACGGGCTACTCCGACCTCAAGGAGTTCCAGCGGGTCGGGCTCTCGGTGCGTCGCTGA
- a CDS encoding DUF5319 domain-containing protein → MPYEALPPDPFAGDPSSDPSRMLDALHDVTAPEDLPLDEEEREEVVADLGDLAVFQALLAPRGIRGVVVDCDDCEEQHFHDWDLLRASLQQLLEEGHMRPHEPPFDPDPAAYVTWEYCRGFADATLAEQ, encoded by the coding sequence GTGCCGTACGAAGCCCTGCCGCCCGACCCCTTCGCGGGCGACCCGTCGTCGGACCCCTCCCGCATGCTCGACGCGCTCCACGACGTGACCGCGCCGGAGGACCTCCCCCTCGACGAGGAGGAGCGCGAGGAGGTCGTCGCCGACCTCGGGGACCTGGCGGTGTTCCAGGCCCTGCTCGCCCCCCGCGGAATCCGTGGGGTGGTCGTCGACTGCGACGACTGCGAGGAGCAGCACTTCCACGACTGGGACCTGCTCCGCGCGAGCCTCCAGCAGCTCCTCGAGGAGGGCCACATGCGGCCCCACGAGCCCCCGTTCGACCCGGACCCGGCCGCCTACGTCACGTGGGAGTACTGCCGGGGCTTCGCGGACGCGACGCTCGCCGAGCAGTAG
- a CDS encoding PTS sugar transporter subunit IIA has translation MSDLITADLVDLDLPTGDRREVVRSLAERLVKAGRVTDLEQFLADIEAREAQMPTGLDGGIGIPHCRSTAVTEPTLGFGRSTAGVDFGAEDGNPADLVFLIAAPEGGGSDHMTVLAALARRLVRKSFTGELRSVTDPAAAAGFIAKEVSA, from the coding sequence ATGAGCGACCTGATCACGGCCGACCTCGTCGACCTGGACCTGCCCACCGGGGATCGGCGGGAGGTGGTCCGCTCGCTCGCCGAACGCCTCGTGAAGGCCGGCCGCGTGACCGACCTCGAGCAGTTCCTCGCCGACATCGAGGCCCGCGAGGCCCAGATGCCGACCGGGCTCGACGGCGGGATCGGCATCCCGCACTGCCGGTCCACGGCCGTCACCGAGCCCACGCTGGGCTTCGGCCGCAGCACCGCGGGCGTCGACTTCGGCGCCGAGGACGGCAACCCCGCCGACCTGGTCTTCCTCATCGCCGCGCCCGAGGGCGGCGGCTCCGACCACATGACCGTGCTGGCCGCGCTCGCCCGCCGCCTGGTCCGCAAGTCCTTCACCGGCGAGCTCCGTTCCGTCACCGACCCGGCCGCCGCTGCCGGCTTCATCGCGAAGGAGGTCTCGGCGTGA
- a CDS encoding maleylpyruvate isomerase N-terminal domain-containing protein → MTTVTTDLWPLIHTERAALAADLATLSDQQWEARSLCTAWTVEQTVAHLVAGASIGPLRWFRSVLGARGSFDRHNARRLAEHRGATSAETLARFGTGSTAGRARRGQWRCGSARSSCTAPTSGAPSGWSGTCPSRR, encoded by the coding sequence GTGACCACCGTGACGACCGACCTCTGGCCCCTCATCCACACCGAGCGTGCCGCGCTCGCCGCCGACCTCGCCACCCTGTCCGACCAGCAGTGGGAGGCCCGCTCGCTGTGTACGGCGTGGACGGTCGAGCAGACCGTCGCCCACCTCGTCGCCGGCGCCTCGATCGGCCCGCTCCGATGGTTCCGCAGTGTCCTCGGCGCGCGCGGGAGCTTCGACCGGCACAACGCCCGCCGGCTCGCCGAGCACCGCGGCGCCACGTCCGCCGAGACGCTGGCGCGGTTCGGGACCGGGTCGACAGCCGGACGTGCCCGCCGGGGCCAGTGGAGATGTGGCTCGGCGAGATCGTCGTGCACGGCGCCGACGTCCGGCGCCCCCTCGGGCTGGTCCGGGACGTGCCCGAGTCGACGCTGA
- a CDS encoding HPr family phosphocarrier protein encodes MSTPSQSTEGTMIERTVVVATEIGLHARPAAVFCKAAAAQPARVTLATAEGDSADARSMLAVLGLGVRGGQEVTLTADPDVTGAQASVDALAELLATDLDA; translated from the coding sequence ATGAGCACCCCGTCCCAGAGCACGGAAGGCACCATGATCGAGCGCACCGTCGTCGTCGCGACCGAGATCGGCCTGCACGCCCGCCCCGCCGCGGTGTTCTGCAAGGCCGCCGCGGCCCAGCCCGCCCGGGTCACCCTGGCCACCGCCGAGGGCGACTCCGCGGACGCCCGCAGCATGCTGGCCGTCCTCGGACTCGGGGTGCGGGGCGGCCAGGAGGTCACCCTCACCGCCGACCCGGACGTCACCGGGGCGCAGGCCTCCGTCGACGCCCTCGCCGAGCTCCTGGCCACGGACCTCGACGCCTGA
- the guaB gene encoding IMP dehydrogenase, which yields MVLTDPDVPEKFGLLGLTFDDVLLLPAESDVVPSEADTSARLSRNITLRIPLVSSAMDTVTEARMAIAMARSGGMGVLHRNLPADQQAAQVEVVKRSEAGMVTDPVTCSPDDTLAAVDALCARFRISGLPVTDETGKLVGIITNRDMRFEVDHTRKVREVMTSSDLVTAQVGVTAEAALGLLRRRKIEKLPLVDGAGFLKGLITVKDFVKTEQYPMATKDPDGRLLCGAAVGVGDDAWTRAMGLVDAGVDALVVDTAHGHSRAVTAMVAKLKQELGDRVDVVGGNVATRAGAQALVDAGADGIKVGVGPGSICTTRIIAGVGVPQITAIAEADSAARPAGVPVIGDGGLQSSGDIAKAIAAGASSVMLGSLLAGTAETPGELVLVDGKQYKAYRGMGSLGAMQTRGQQGSYSKDRYFQDDVLSDDKLVPEGVEGRVPFRGPLSQVTHQLVGGLRAAMGYTGSRTTVELQSAHMVRITSAGLAESHPHHVTMTAVAPNYGGR from the coding sequence ATGGTGCTGACGGACCCCGACGTGCCGGAGAAGTTCGGGCTGCTCGGCCTGACGTTCGACGACGTCCTCCTGCTCCCGGCCGAGTCCGACGTGGTGCCCTCCGAGGCGGACACGTCGGCCCGCCTGTCGCGGAACATCACGCTGCGGATCCCCCTGGTGAGCTCGGCGATGGACACCGTCACCGAGGCGCGGATGGCGATCGCGATGGCGCGCAGCGGCGGCATGGGGGTGCTGCACCGCAACCTGCCGGCCGACCAGCAGGCCGCCCAGGTCGAGGTGGTGAAGCGGTCCGAGGCCGGGATGGTGACCGACCCGGTGACCTGCTCGCCGGACGACACCCTCGCCGCGGTCGACGCGCTCTGCGCCCGCTTCCGCATCTCCGGCCTCCCGGTCACCGACGAGACCGGCAAGCTCGTGGGCATCATCACCAACCGCGACATGCGGTTCGAGGTGGACCACACGCGCAAGGTCCGCGAGGTCATGACGTCGTCGGACCTCGTCACCGCGCAGGTCGGCGTCACCGCCGAGGCCGCGCTGGGCCTGCTGCGTCGCCGCAAGATCGAGAAGCTGCCGCTGGTCGACGGCGCCGGCTTCCTCAAGGGCCTCATCACGGTCAAGGACTTCGTCAAGACCGAGCAGTACCCGATGGCGACCAAGGACCCGGACGGCCGGCTGCTGTGCGGCGCCGCGGTCGGCGTCGGGGACGACGCCTGGACCCGCGCGATGGGTCTGGTCGACGCCGGGGTGGACGCCCTCGTGGTCGACACGGCGCACGGCCACTCCCGGGCGGTCACCGCGATGGTGGCCAAGCTGAAGCAGGAGCTGGGCGACCGGGTGGACGTCGTCGGCGGCAACGTCGCGACGCGCGCGGGGGCGCAGGCCCTCGTCGACGCGGGCGCGGACGGCATCAAGGTCGGCGTCGGACCGGGCTCGATCTGCACCACGCGCATCATCGCGGGTGTCGGTGTGCCGCAGATCACGGCGATCGCCGAGGCGGACTCCGCGGCGCGCCCGGCCGGGGTGCCGGTCATCGGCGACGGCGGGCTCCAGTCCTCCGGCGACATCGCGAAGGCCATCGCGGCCGGCGCCTCGTCGGTGATGCTCGGCTCCCTGCTCGCGGGCACCGCCGAGACGCCCGGCGAGCTGGTCCTCGTCGACGGCAAGCAGTACAAGGCCTACCGCGGGATGGGTTCGCTGGGCGCGATGCAGACCCGCGGCCAGCAGGGCTCGTACTCCAAGGACCGGTACTTCCAGGACGACGTGCTCTCCGACGACAAGCTCGTCCCCGAGGGCGTGGAGGGACGCGTACCCTTCCGGGGCCCGCTCTCCCAGGTCACCCACCAGCTGGTCGGTGGCCTCCGGGCGGCGATGGGGTACACGGGTTCCCGGACGACGGTCGAGCTGCAGTCCGCGCACATGGTGCGGATCACCTCGGCCGGGCTCGCCGAGTCCCACCCCCACCACGTGACGATGACGGCGGTGGCGCCCAACTACGGCGGGCGCTGA